From a region of the Spelaeicoccus albus genome:
- a CDS encoding iron-siderophore ABC transporter substrate-binding protein codes for MTNIRPAAPTRRQFGVGAAIAGAALLAGCSSSPGTGGSTPTTSSGAFPVTIPNTFGKTTLKARPGRIVTLGYNAQDVVYALGRTPVGMPKSVYGADKNGLMPWDAHLFNASKTTLLDTADGPPFEQILKLEPDVILAPYEGFDKSTYERLTQIAPTVAYPDKAWQTSWQDQTTIVGKALGMLPQAKKLIRGVEHQLDAAAKKHPEFAGKTLTVAAFNKANVSIYTVSDPRVQILDELGFTNAKAVRRMSKTTDQFYANVSWEKVRRFDADVVIGYLGDMSAKDFTSDKVAGSLKSVKDGTAVVLSDTTVIAGLSQPSVLSVKWTLKRILPDLAKAAKR; via the coding sequence GTGACAAACATTCGCCCTGCCGCCCCAACCCGCAGACAGTTCGGGGTGGGCGCCGCGATCGCCGGCGCCGCACTACTCGCCGGATGTTCATCGTCACCCGGGACCGGCGGCAGCACGCCGACGACGTCGTCCGGCGCTTTTCCGGTCACCATCCCGAACACGTTTGGCAAAACCACTCTCAAGGCCCGCCCGGGGCGCATCGTCACGCTCGGCTACAACGCTCAAGACGTCGTCTACGCGCTCGGCCGGACCCCTGTCGGAATGCCGAAGTCCGTTTACGGCGCCGACAAGAACGGTCTGATGCCCTGGGACGCCCATTTGTTCAACGCTTCGAAGACGACGCTGCTCGACACGGCCGACGGGCCTCCGTTCGAGCAGATCCTCAAGCTCGAACCCGATGTGATCCTTGCGCCCTATGAGGGGTTCGACAAATCCACGTATGAGCGTCTGACTCAGATTGCGCCCACCGTGGCCTATCCGGACAAGGCCTGGCAAACATCCTGGCAAGATCAAACGACTATCGTCGGCAAGGCTCTGGGCATGCTTCCGCAGGCGAAAAAGTTGATCCGCGGAGTCGAGCATCAATTGGACGCTGCGGCAAAGAAGCATCCGGAGTTCGCGGGCAAGACCTTGACGGTTGCCGCATTCAACAAGGCGAACGTGAGCATATACACGGTGTCCGACCCGCGCGTGCAGATTCTCGACGAGCTCGGTTTCACCAATGCGAAAGCCGTCCGCCGCATGAGCAAGACGACCGACCAGTTTTATGCGAACGTTTCCTGGGAGAAGGTGCGGCGCTTCGATGCCGACGTCGTCATCGGCTACCTCGGCGACATGAGCGCCAAGGATTTCACCAGTGACAAGGTCGCCGGTAGTTTGAAGTCCGTCAAGGACGGCACTGCCGTCGTACTCAGCGACACCACGGTGATTGCGGGACTGAGCCAACCGTCGGTGCTCAGCGTGAAATGGACCCTGAAGCGGATCCTTCCGGACCTGGCCAAAGCCGCAAAGAGGTGA
- a CDS encoding IucA/IucC family protein — protein sequence MTANPSHLTTEAWAGANRALVAKAIAEFSHELLLVPTPDTGHFYTLGTGDGTRYRFRADRYALDHWTVEPESISRNRGDESLPIDAMDFILDFSGPLGIDDNVLPVYLEEISSTLAGSAYKRTRPSPSAAELVDADFQTIERSMTEGHPCFVANNGRIGFDPDDYTKFAPETGSGIRVVWIAVRRRHARLSTSLSSTAGDIIDAEFASCAHRLSEAGLDPDEYLPMPVHPWQWRNRIATTFAADIASRDIVYLGAGTHRYQPQQSIRTLFNVDAPRSCYVKTSLSIVNMGFMRGLSPTFMKATPAINDWVYSLLSDDDEIRRTGFSILREVAAIGYTNPYYARAADRSSGYHKMLSALWRESPVPGLEPGRQLATMTSLLHVDADGRPFVSALIDRSGVTPAQWLDTYLGAYLRPLVHCFFAHRLVFMPHGENLILVLSGGIPERVIMKDIGEEIAVLDADAELPVDVERIRAEVPDAKQALSIFTDVFDSFFRFLASLLSADGRLSEAAFWDAVARCIDDYQADHPDMADLFDRFDLFAPQFDRSCLNRLQLANNTQMVDLSDPAGGLKFAGVLTNPIAAFGRRRSATPPDSASHRTGEHLS from the coding sequence ATGACCGCGAACCCTTCCCACCTGACCACGGAGGCGTGGGCCGGCGCGAATCGGGCGCTCGTCGCCAAGGCCATCGCCGAATTCTCGCACGAGCTGCTGCTGGTCCCGACGCCGGACACCGGACACTTCTACACTCTTGGCACCGGTGACGGCACCCGGTACCGCTTCCGGGCCGACCGATACGCCCTGGACCACTGGACGGTCGAGCCCGAGTCGATCAGCCGGAACCGAGGCGACGAGTCACTGCCAATCGACGCAATGGACTTCATCCTCGACTTCTCGGGCCCGCTCGGCATTGACGACAACGTGCTGCCGGTCTATCTCGAAGAGATCAGCAGCACCCTGGCCGGCAGCGCATATAAGCGCACGCGACCGTCGCCGTCGGCGGCCGAACTCGTCGACGCCGACTTTCAAACAATCGAACGGTCCATGACCGAAGGTCATCCCTGCTTCGTGGCAAACAACGGGCGGATCGGTTTCGATCCGGACGACTATACGAAGTTCGCGCCCGAAACGGGGTCCGGGATCCGTGTAGTCTGGATCGCCGTGCGCCGCCGCCACGCCCGCTTGTCGACCTCGTTATCCAGCACTGCCGGCGACATCATCGACGCGGAGTTCGCCAGCTGTGCTCACCGCCTGTCCGAGGCGGGCCTCGACCCGGACGAGTACCTACCCATGCCGGTGCATCCGTGGCAGTGGCGCAATCGGATCGCAACGACTTTCGCCGCCGACATCGCGAGTCGCGACATCGTGTATCTCGGCGCGGGAACGCACAGATATCAACCCCAGCAGTCGATCCGCACGTTGTTCAACGTCGACGCGCCGCGAAGTTGTTACGTGAAGACGTCGTTGTCGATAGTGAATATGGGTTTCATGCGAGGACTGTCGCCGACATTCATGAAGGCGACGCCGGCCATCAACGACTGGGTGTACTCGCTGTTGTCCGACGACGACGAGATCCGGCGAACCGGATTCTCCATTTTGCGCGAAGTGGCGGCCATCGGCTACACCAACCCGTATTACGCCCGCGCCGCCGACCGCTCCTCCGGTTATCACAAGATGCTCTCGGCACTATGGCGGGAAAGTCCGGTTCCCGGGCTCGAACCCGGCCGGCAGCTGGCCACCATGACGTCGCTCCTGCACGTCGACGCCGACGGGCGGCCATTCGTGTCGGCGCTCATCGACCGCTCCGGAGTGACGCCGGCCCAATGGCTCGACACCTATCTGGGCGCCTATTTGCGGCCCCTGGTTCACTGCTTCTTTGCGCACCGACTCGTGTTCATGCCGCACGGGGAAAATCTGATCCTGGTGCTCTCCGGTGGCATCCCCGAGCGCGTCATCATGAAGGACATCGGCGAAGAAATCGCCGTCCTGGACGCGGATGCCGAGCTGCCGGTCGACGTCGAGCGCATTCGGGCCGAAGTGCCCGACGCCAAGCAGGCCCTGTCGATTTTCACTGACGTGTTCGACTCGTTCTTCCGGTTTCTCGCCTCGCTCTTGTCCGCCGACGGCCGCTTGTCGGAAGCCGCGTTCTGGGATGCCGTGGCCCGGTGCATCGACGATTATCAGGCCGATCACCCGGATATGGCGGACCTCTTCGATCGGTTTGACCTCTTTGCCCCGCAGTTCGACAGGTCATGCTTGAATCGGCTTCAGTTGGCAAACAACACGCAAATGGTCGATTTGTCCGACCCGGCCGGCGGCCTGAAATTCGCCGGCGTTTTGACAAATCCGATAGCCGCGTTCGGCCGCCGCCGATCCGCAACACCTCCCGACTCAGCCAGCCACCGAACAGGAGAACACCTATCGTGA
- a CDS encoding helix-turn-helix transcriptional regulator, translated as MCHTDYMAAVSGPTATGPPLVGRTVECRLFAELVDAAAASTPSVLLLRGSAGVGKTRLAREALAAAGAADFTALSGRADEIAKHVTFSPIVEALSPVIGTMPPNDRRALGRRLPQLALVFDGLGVPAPSPVADGALERRRIIEGVAHLIESTCAANPVALMIDDIQFADDLTLMLLAHLSRMTTRLLLICAVTADDDLRTAERLLASYRSSAWHVEIVDVAPLSARDSATLFNSVARTDIAETTRTAAVANCGGIPFYLEAMAEHLTAPNARDGAPPTDGSLPLPVPVNDELQLRLRSLTPDARAVAELLAVDGGGCSFRTLLACSSLGRTRQASALAELERRHLLSSDPGDTYSLAHGLLRSAALAGMTRTDVYRRHAAFAGALAASDPGDVRAAEHIIRAGPVYDSRRALPVLVHAARRARGLGSADDAIKYFRAALACAEEMRRDGHCAAIHDQLTVLSEMTLQPDDARRHAAAALALYTERHDDAGIGRAELAHCRLAWSAGDVNAALAHLDAAGRAQARLAPSESDLDLLSLQVSVASRLGDVEGIATAAKRMRALAHRFPSPDLTASAQIATAIDAFTRTDYARAVSLSEDAAVTAGNGTDPALTVRAYDQLSLFALGNGDLEKSVDATERSLATARSAGASLLEAWPRLRLAIVDLLSGSFEKVVDECLELCRLAERYDERRGSVNILATLALAQTRLGRLDDAAAAIDRAGRLGPESLYTDVHTTAPLNAARTALDLAAGEYDAAAAHGAALCRLGTGAYPLVGAALYGEALWRSGRPHSAAELAGDVHRVLSCSTPLASAVASWIDGLADSDGTQALRQAAAGFETVGLPYWRVASLLADAERSPRAAAIESATTALDVADRVRLPAEAQRARALLRAHGVVPSRGRRHDSSLFSPREREIAALAAAGHPTSTIATRLYISPRTVTTHLERIYAKAGVHSRIALAQFMTAAGPSEPAADATSAAGADRAAKYT; from the coding sequence GTGTGTCATACCGATTACATGGCCGCCGTCAGCGGGCCGACTGCAACCGGGCCACCGTTGGTGGGCAGGACGGTGGAGTGCCGCCTCTTTGCGGAGCTGGTCGATGCCGCGGCCGCGAGCACGCCGTCCGTGCTTTTGTTGCGCGGCAGCGCCGGGGTGGGCAAGACTCGCTTGGCCCGCGAAGCCCTGGCGGCCGCCGGTGCCGCCGATTTCACGGCGTTGAGCGGCCGGGCCGACGAAATCGCCAAACACGTCACGTTCTCGCCGATAGTTGAAGCCCTCTCCCCCGTGATCGGCACGATGCCACCGAACGACCGTCGCGCGCTCGGCCGCCGGCTGCCGCAATTGGCGCTCGTGTTCGACGGGCTCGGCGTGCCGGCGCCCTCGCCGGTCGCCGACGGCGCGCTGGAACGCCGTCGCATCATCGAAGGCGTCGCCCATCTGATCGAATCGACGTGCGCTGCCAATCCCGTCGCGCTCATGATCGACGATATCCAATTCGCCGACGACCTCACGCTGATGCTGCTGGCCCACCTGAGCAGGATGACTACTCGGCTTTTACTCATCTGCGCCGTCACTGCCGACGACGACCTCCGCACGGCCGAGCGTCTCCTTGCCTCCTACCGCAGTTCGGCCTGGCACGTCGAAATCGTGGACGTCGCTCCTTTGTCTGCTCGCGATTCCGCGACGCTTTTCAATTCGGTCGCGCGCACCGACATCGCCGAAACCACGCGAACGGCTGCCGTCGCGAACTGCGGCGGCATCCCGTTCTACCTCGAGGCCATGGCCGAACATCTCACGGCTCCGAACGCCCGGGACGGCGCGCCGCCCACGGACGGCTCGTTGCCGCTGCCCGTCCCGGTCAACGACGAACTCCAGCTCCGCTTGCGCTCGTTGACGCCCGACGCCCGCGCCGTGGCCGAGCTGCTGGCAGTCGACGGCGGGGGCTGTTCGTTTCGAACGCTGCTGGCTTGCAGCAGCCTGGGCCGCACACGGCAAGCGTCGGCACTCGCGGAATTGGAACGCCGGCACCTCCTGTCCTCCGATCCCGGCGACACCTACTCGCTGGCACATGGCTTGCTGCGGTCCGCGGCACTGGCCGGCATGACGCGGACCGACGTTTATCGCCGCCACGCGGCATTTGCCGGCGCCCTCGCGGCGTCCGATCCGGGCGATGTGCGCGCAGCCGAGCACATCATTCGCGCGGGCCCGGTCTATGACAGCCGGCGGGCCCTGCCGGTGCTCGTCCATGCCGCTCGGAGGGCCCGCGGCCTCGGGTCCGCGGACGACGCCATCAAGTACTTCCGGGCCGCACTGGCCTGCGCCGAGGAGATGCGTCGCGACGGGCACTGCGCAGCAATCCACGATCAACTCACCGTGCTGAGCGAGATGACTCTTCAACCGGACGACGCCCGCCGGCACGCGGCGGCAGCGCTCGCCCTCTATACGGAAAGGCACGATGATGCGGGCATCGGCCGTGCCGAACTTGCGCACTGCCGGCTAGCCTGGTCCGCCGGTGACGTCAATGCGGCGCTCGCGCATTTGGACGCCGCCGGGCGGGCACAAGCGCGTCTGGCTCCTTCCGAATCCGACTTGGACTTGCTGTCCCTCCAGGTGTCGGTCGCCTCACGCCTCGGCGATGTGGAAGGGATTGCGACAGCGGCGAAACGGATGCGGGCGCTCGCCCATCGATTTCCCTCCCCCGACCTCACGGCCAGCGCCCAGATCGCGACGGCCATCGACGCCTTCACCCGTACCGACTATGCTCGCGCCGTCTCGCTGTCGGAAGATGCGGCGGTCACGGCAGGCAACGGAACCGATCCGGCGCTGACGGTGCGCGCCTACGATCAGCTCTCTCTTTTCGCCCTCGGAAACGGAGACCTGGAGAAATCCGTCGATGCAACCGAACGCTCGCTGGCGACCGCTCGCTCGGCCGGTGCCTCGTTGCTGGAGGCGTGGCCCCGACTCCGTTTGGCCATCGTGGATCTGTTGTCCGGCTCGTTTGAGAAAGTCGTCGACGAATGCCTCGAACTTTGCCGGCTGGCCGAGCGCTACGACGAACGTCGCGGCAGCGTCAACATACTTGCCACACTGGCTCTCGCCCAGACGCGGCTGGGCCGCCTCGACGACGCGGCCGCAGCAATCGATCGTGCAGGCCGTCTTGGCCCCGAATCGCTGTATACCGACGTCCACACGACAGCTCCGTTGAACGCGGCGCGGACCGCGCTCGATCTCGCCGCCGGTGAGTATGACGCGGCCGCAGCCCACGGGGCCGCGTTGTGCCGGCTGGGAACCGGCGCCTACCCACTGGTCGGCGCGGCCCTGTACGGCGAGGCGTTATGGCGGTCCGGCCGGCCGCACTCTGCCGCCGAGTTGGCCGGCGACGTCCACCGCGTGCTGTCGTGCTCGACACCCCTTGCCTCCGCTGTCGCCTCCTGGATCGACGGCTTGGCGGATTCGGACGGCACGCAGGCGCTCCGGCAGGCAGCCGCCGGGTTCGAAACGGTGGGCTTGCCGTATTGGCGTGTCGCATCCCTTCTCGCGGACGCCGAACGCTCACCCCGCGCCGCTGCGATCGAGAGCGCGACGACCGCGCTGGATGTTGCCGATCGAGTGCGGCTTCCGGCCGAAGCGCAACGGGCCAGGGCTTTACTTCGCGCCCACGGCGTCGTGCCCTCACGCGGACGACGACACGACAGCTCACTCTTCTCGCCCCGTGAACGCGAAATCGCGGCTCTTGCCGCCGCCGGCCACCCGACGTCCACGATCGCGACACGCCTGTACATCAGCCCGCGCACCGTGACCACGCATTTGGAGCGCATCTATGCCAAGGCCGGTGTCCACTCACGGATCGCACTTGCGCAATTCATGACGGCGGCCGGCCCGTCCGAACCCGCCGCGGACGCGACGTCCGCCGCCGGCGCCGACCGCGCCGCCAAATATACGTAA
- a CDS encoding multidrug transporter, with amino-acid sequence MTNQHRTTSFNLKHLAGLVRHPSWLRGSGFLIGGTVLNIVALILAPVMVVQPMGALSLIVAVLIGMTARRLKFKRRVLFAVLACTAGVGLFVALAALNATSPVLYGTQARYVTVVTLGLVVIFGIIAFAWKRTGHLIRILAAGMLFGCVAASVHLVGQQYLDGGITAINWETFIGIVTASALGTWFVQSAYASGPPELVIAGLTVIDPIVAVVVGAVVLKEGMALAPLVLGLMVLCAVAAILGVLVLSKYHPDVIRIAHSDEPAEPTPLTKT; translated from the coding sequence GTGACCAATCAACATCGCACCACGAGTTTCAATCTCAAGCACTTGGCCGGTTTGGTACGGCACCCGAGTTGGCTGCGCGGAAGCGGATTCCTGATTGGCGGCACGGTGTTGAACATCGTTGCACTGATCCTGGCGCCCGTGATGGTCGTCCAGCCGATGGGGGCGCTGTCACTCATCGTGGCCGTGCTGATCGGGATGACGGCCCGGAGGCTGAAATTCAAGCGGCGGGTGTTGTTCGCAGTGCTGGCGTGCACGGCGGGAGTCGGCCTCTTCGTGGCCTTGGCGGCACTGAATGCCACGTCGCCGGTGCTGTACGGCACGCAGGCGCGGTATGTCACAGTCGTCACGCTCGGGCTGGTCGTGATCTTCGGGATCATCGCATTCGCCTGGAAGCGCACCGGACACCTGATCCGAATTCTTGCGGCCGGCATGCTGTTCGGCTGCGTCGCGGCGTCCGTGCATCTCGTCGGTCAGCAATATCTCGACGGCGGCATCACCGCTATCAACTGGGAGACGTTCATCGGGATCGTGACGGCAAGCGCGCTGGGCACGTGGTTCGTGCAAAGCGCTTACGCATCGGGGCCGCCCGAACTCGTCATCGCCGGACTGACGGTTATCGATCCGATCGTGGCGGTCGTCGTCGGCGCAGTCGTGCTGAAAGAAGGGATGGCATTGGCGCCGTTAGTGTTGGGGCTGATGGTGCTGTGCGCCGTCGCCGCAATCCTCGGCGTTCTGGTCCTGTCGAAATACCACCCCGATGTCATCCGGATCGCCCATAGCGACGAGCCCGCCGAGCCCACGCCATTGACCAAGACATGA
- a CDS encoding glycosyltransferase yields the protein MATPGPSGLRILIGAETYAPEINGAARFTERLATGLAAHGHSVHVVVPSATGTPSETVADGVTVHRVRSHRWYPHPTWQICYPWEAAPDAKAVIDRLKPDVVHVQAHFVLGRYLIHYAHKQRIPLIATNHFMPANVRPYVRAPRPVLDALEWWAWRDMRKLFERAEAITTPTQLAADLLTEHGFTHEIRAISCGIDLAEFSARQLAAGDARAHPSPTVLFVGRLAEEKHADQIIRALAVLPSELGVRAEFVGSGEQQPALENLAREAGVSDRVAFLGKISDDNLHKAYQRCTMFCMPGTAELQSIVTLEAMSSGKPVIVADAVALPHLVREGWNGYLFTPGDIDDLAEKIRRVATLDPGEYAAMSGAARAMAMTHDIDFTLKNFEEIYSLACSR from the coding sequence ATGGCCACGCCCGGACCCAGCGGTCTACGGATCCTGATCGGCGCCGAGACCTACGCTCCCGAAATCAACGGCGCCGCCCGGTTTACCGAACGGCTGGCCACCGGGCTGGCGGCGCACGGACACAGCGTGCACGTCGTCGTCCCGTCCGCCACCGGCACGCCAAGCGAAACCGTCGCGGACGGCGTCACAGTGCACCGGGTGCGCTCGCATCGTTGGTACCCGCATCCCACGTGGCAGATTTGCTATCCGTGGGAAGCGGCGCCCGACGCCAAGGCAGTGATCGACAGGCTGAAGCCGGACGTCGTGCACGTGCAAGCACACTTCGTGCTCGGCCGGTATTTGATCCATTACGCCCACAAACAGCGCATCCCGCTGATCGCCACCAATCACTTCATGCCGGCGAATGTCCGACCGTACGTGCGTGCGCCGCGTCCGGTGCTCGACGCGCTGGAATGGTGGGCATGGCGCGATATGCGGAAGCTGTTCGAACGCGCCGAGGCGATCACCACTCCAACACAACTGGCCGCCGACCTTTTGACCGAGCACGGGTTCACGCATGAAATCCGCGCCATCTCGTGCGGAATCGATCTGGCCGAATTCAGCGCCAGACAGCTGGCGGCCGGCGACGCCCGAGCGCACCCCTCCCCCACTGTGCTCTTCGTCGGCCGTCTTGCCGAGGAAAAGCATGCCGACCAGATCATCCGTGCGCTGGCCGTGCTGCCGTCCGAGCTGGGCGTGCGCGCCGAGTTCGTCGGCTCCGGCGAACAGCAGCCCGCGCTGGAGAACCTGGCGCGCGAAGCCGGCGTGTCGGACCGAGTTGCCTTTCTCGGGAAGATCTCGGACGACAATCTGCACAAGGCCTATCAACGATGCACCATGTTCTGCATGCCCGGGACCGCTGAGCTGCAAAGCATCGTCACGCTTGAGGCGATGTCGTCCGGTAAGCCCGTGATCGTCGCGGACGCCGTCGCTTTGCCGCATCTGGTTCGTGAGGGCTGGAACGGGTACCTCTTCACGCCCGGTGATATCGATGACCTTGCCGAAAAGATCCGACGCGTCGCCACTCTCGACCCCGGCGAATACGCTGCCATGAGCGGGGCGGCCCGTGCCATGGCCATGACTCACGATATTGACTTCACGCTGAAGAACTTCGAAGAAATCTACTCGTTGGCCTGTTCGCGCTGA
- a CDS encoding PspC domain-containing protein, whose translation MNTSSHHSPGNFFDRIRLAGFARQDDGAWAAGVCAAVADRLGWSRGVVRIVLIVLALCGGLGVLLYGLAWLMLPGQSGRIHAQDMLTGDITGGNVAALALTVVGICSPGFWTGIGAAIVAGLAVWLLAATSRQHAGPADIDA comes from the coding sequence ATGAACACTTCATCGCATCATTCACCAGGCAATTTCTTCGATCGGATCCGGCTGGCCGGGTTTGCCAGGCAGGACGACGGCGCGTGGGCCGCAGGCGTGTGCGCGGCGGTGGCCGATCGCCTCGGCTGGTCGCGCGGCGTCGTCCGAATCGTGCTGATCGTGCTGGCCCTGTGCGGCGGCCTGGGCGTGCTGCTCTACGGCCTGGCCTGGCTGATGTTGCCCGGGCAGTCCGGTCGGATTCACGCCCAAGACATGCTGACCGGCGATATCACCGGCGGAAACGTCGCCGCCTTGGCTCTGACGGTGGTCGGAATCTGCTCGCCGGGGTTTTGGACCGGCATCGGCGCGGCCATCGTGGCCGGCCTGGCCGTGTGGCTGCTGGCCGCGACGTCCCGGCAGCACGCGGGACCGGCCGATATCGATGCCTGA
- a CDS encoding PEP/pyruvate-binding domain-containing protein, whose protein sequence is MANAGAGHVAGPPGSREVEMDDVMEAARLGAVSLSDADAVGRKAAALGELIRAGFTVPDGVVLPRSLFNDPAPRRDGQGRLNPRVEEVLASIADRFAGAPLAVRSSAPDEDGDFGSMAGAYDSVLDVNGLSALRSAVLACRRPSIALIVQRQVDADAAGVAFSANPVTGERNETIVEAVRGLGRAATGGMSTPERWTVTKAAATVDSERPPVLNAARARAVAGLADRAEELFGAPQDIEWAVERDTVFIVQSRPITALPTAPRVTVPPGTWLKGSDRYPEPMTEFGATAAAKFVGTGLTAMFTEFGALAGTMDCLPIGGEMYQRLTPVGAPHGEPARIARTARRTAPPWWLIGLAARVSPELRRRVRRSARRANRAALARDVAEWQTVGRLRLRRQIDEYRAIDLTSLSNSEAADHLRELTEWVAACMNRHFLLIPAEIVPLYRLAAVCRELLGWDESRALALVAGFSGATSAPAHALAAIGERARAFPDVAAELAAGADPSTVLAAADPVLADDFEEWRGLYGLACISDDPGSPTLGEQPELLGHLLTQEHSPDAYRHHRADALDDARLRLRSLPRRASRRFETARQDAVDTYWVREDAAFWTSSLPGGLLRLACMDAGRRFVADGRLDRAEDVVHLDAEFVMRALCGDPDALRPRVNRSRAERAWTRAHPGPSRFGPPPSPPPNLKGLPRTARILNEALLWSNRSDARPNSTAAAGSDANAGVSAPPTAEIVATGLPGSPGIHTGRVRIVRAAADLTDLRRGDVMVCPTTDPGWAVVFDIVGALVTESGGVLSHAAIVAREFDIPAVLATGDGSKTLLDGDLVTVDGTAGIVRIARPE, encoded by the coding sequence ATGGCGAACGCCGGCGCGGGCCATGTGGCCGGTCCGCCCGGTAGCCGGGAGGTCGAAATGGACGACGTGATGGAAGCCGCGAGACTGGGAGCCGTTTCACTGTCCGACGCCGACGCCGTCGGGCGGAAAGCCGCAGCACTCGGTGAATTGATCCGCGCCGGCTTCACCGTTCCGGATGGCGTCGTCCTGCCGCGCAGCCTTTTCAACGACCCGGCCCCGCGCCGGGACGGCCAGGGGCGGCTGAACCCCCGGGTCGAAGAGGTACTGGCAAGCATTGCCGACCGGTTCGCCGGTGCGCCGTTAGCCGTCCGTTCGTCGGCCCCCGACGAGGACGGCGACTTCGGCTCGATGGCCGGCGCGTACGACTCGGTGCTCGACGTGAATGGGCTGAGCGCCTTGCGGTCGGCGGTGCTTGCCTGCCGGCGGCCGTCGATCGCGTTGATCGTGCAGCGACAGGTCGACGCGGACGCCGCGGGTGTCGCGTTCTCGGCGAATCCCGTCACGGGCGAGCGCAACGAAACTATTGTCGAAGCGGTACGCGGTCTCGGAAGGGCGGCAACCGGCGGGATGAGCACGCCGGAACGGTGGACGGTCACCAAGGCTGCCGCCACAGTGGACAGCGAGCGGCCCCCGGTCTTGAACGCCGCACGAGCCCGGGCCGTCGCCGGATTGGCCGACCGCGCCGAAGAGTTGTTCGGCGCCCCGCAAGACATTGAATGGGCTGTTGAGCGCGACACCGTGTTCATCGTGCAGTCGCGGCCGATCACGGCGTTGCCGACCGCCCCTCGTGTGACAGTGCCGCCCGGAACGTGGCTCAAGGGAAGCGATCGCTATCCGGAGCCGATGACCGAATTCGGCGCGACGGCCGCAGCGAAATTCGTCGGCACCGGGCTCACCGCGATGTTCACCGAATTCGGCGCGCTCGCCGGCACGATGGACTGCTTGCCGATCGGCGGCGAAATGTATCAGCGCCTGACCCCTGTCGGCGCGCCGCACGGCGAGCCGGCCCGAATTGCTCGCACCGCACGGCGCACGGCACCGCCCTGGTGGCTCATCGGACTGGCTGCCCGTGTCAGCCCGGAACTTCGCCGTCGGGTCCGTCGATCGGCCCGCCGTGCGAATCGGGCGGCGCTGGCCCGTGACGTCGCGGAATGGCAGACGGTGGGCAGATTACGGCTGCGCCGACAGATTGACGAATACCGCGCGATCGATTTGACGTCGCTGTCCAATAGTGAAGCCGCCGACCACCTGCGCGAATTGACCGAGTGGGTCGCCGCGTGTATGAACCGGCATTTTCTGCTGATACCGGCCGAGATCGTCCCGCTCTATCGCTTGGCCGCCGTCTGTCGTGAGCTGCTGGGGTGGGACGAATCGCGTGCGCTCGCGCTGGTGGCCGGCTTCTCCGGTGCAACCAGCGCGCCGGCGCACGCACTCGCCGCCATCGGCGAACGCGCCCGGGCGTTCCCGGATGTCGCGGCCGAACTCGCGGCAGGTGCCGACCCGTCAACGGTCTTGGCTGCCGCCGATCCCGTCCTGGCCGATGACTTCGAAGAATGGCGCGGCCTTTACGGCCTGGCCTGTATCAGCGACGACCCCGGATCGCCGACCCTGGGCGAGCAGCCCGAACTCCTGGGCCATTTGCTGACGCAGGAGCATTCACCCGACGCGTACCGTCATCACCGAGCCGACGCGCTGGATGACGCGCGGCTACGTCTTCGCTCGCTGCCGCGCCGGGCGTCCCGGCGCTTTGAGACTGCCCGGCAAGACGCAGTCGACACCTATTGGGTCCGAGAGGACGCTGCGTTTTGGACGTCGTCGCTCCCGGGCGGCCTCTTACGGCTGGCGTGCATGGACGCCGGACGCCGTTTCGTTGCGGACGGCAGACTCGATCGCGCCGAGGACGTCGTCCACCTCGATGCCGAGTTCGTCATGCGGGCGCTGTGCGGAGACCCCGATGCCCTTCGACCGCGCGTTAACCGTTCCCGCGCCGAACGCGCATGGACGCGTGCTCATCCCGGGCCGTCCCGGTTCGGGCCGCCGCCGTCCCCGCCACCGAACCTGAAAGGATTGCCGCGCACCGCTCGAATCCTCAACGAGGCGCTGCTGTGGTCGAACCGATCGGACGCGCGCCCGAATTCAACCGCGGCTGCCGGCTCGGACGCGAACGCAGGCGTGAGCGCTCCTCCGACGGCTGAAATCGTCGCAACCGGGCTGCCGGGATCGCCGGGTATCCACACCGGCCGAGTGCGTATCGTCCGGGCGGCCGCCGACCTGACCGATCTTCGCCGCGGCGATGTCATGGTGTGCCCCACGACCGATCCCGGCTGGGCTGTCGTCTTCGACATCGTCGGGGCTCTCGTGACGGAGAGCGGCGGCGTGCTCTCACACGCGGCAATTGTTGCCCGCGAATTCGACATACCCGCGGTATTGGCCACGGGCGACGGCTCGAAAACGTTGCTCGACGGGGATCTTGTCACAGTCGATGGAACCGCCGGAATCGTGCGCATCGCTCGTCCGGAATAG